A part of Anser cygnoides isolate HZ-2024a breed goose chromosome 17, Taihu_goose_T2T_genome, whole genome shotgun sequence genomic DNA contains:
- the TOP3B gene encoding DNA topoisomerase 3-beta-1 isoform X1 — MKTVLMVAEKPSLAQSIAKILSRGNMSSRKGLNGACSVHEYTGSFIGQSAHFKMTSVCGHVMTLDFIGKYNSWDKVDPAELFSKAPTEKKEANPKLTMVKFLQVEGRGCDCIVLWLDCDKEGENICFEVLDAVLPVMNKPRSSERTIYRAKFSSITDTDICNAMNHLGEPNRNEALSVDARQELDLRIGCAFTRFQTKYFQGKYGNLDSSLISFGPCQTPTLGFCVERHDKIQSFKPETYWVLQAKVNPEKESSLTLDWDRVRVFDREIAQMFLNITKMAKEAKVESVSKKEKVKQRPLALNTVEMLRVASAALGMGPQHAMQIAERLYMQGYISYPRTETTHYPENFDLKGCLRQQANNPYWAETVKALLSEGINRPRKGHDAGDHPPITPMKAATEAELGGDGWRLYEYITRHFIATVSADCKYLQTTISFSIGPERFTCIGKVVTSPGFTEIMPWHSIPLEESLPHCERGDLFPIGEIKLLEKQTSPPDYLTEAELITLMEKHGIGTDASIPVHINNICQRNYVTVESGRRLKPTNLGIVLVHGYYKIDAELVLPTIRSAVEKQLNLIALGKANYHQVLEHTLDIFKRKFHYFVDSIAGMDELMEVSFSPLAATGKPLSRCGKCHRFMKYIQAKPSRLHCSHCDDTYSLPQNGTIKLYKELRCPLDDFELVLWSSGSRGKSYPLCPYCYNHPPFRDMKKGMGCNECTHPTCQHSLSMLGIGQCVECENGVLVLDSTSGPKWKMACNKCNVIVHFFENAHKVRVSPETCDLCDAALVDVDFNKAKSPLPGDETQHSGCVFCDPVFQDLVELKHAAMRHPMHRGGQGRRQGRGRGKGRRPGGRPNPKKPKDKMAALAAYFV, encoded by the exons ATGAAGACCGTGCTGATGGTCGCGGAGAAGCCTTCTCTGGCTCAGTCCATCGCCAAGATCCTCTCGAGGG GAAACATGTCCTCTCGCAAAGGACTGAATGGTGCATGCTCTGTGCATGAGTACACTGGATCATTTATTGGACAGAGCGCCCATTTCAAGATGACATCTGTGTGTGGTCATGTCATGACTTTGGATTTCATAG gaAAATACAACAGTTGGGACAAGGTGGATCCAGCAGAACTTTTTAGTAAAGCTCccacagaaaagaaggaagctAATCCCAAACTGACAATGGTGAAGTTTTTACAG GTGGAGGGAAGAGGCTGTGATTGCATTGTCTTGTGGTTGGACTGTGataaggaaggagaaaacatctgttttgaa GTTCTTGATGCTGTTCTTCCTGTTATGAACAAACCTCGTAGCAGCGAAAGGACGATTTATAGAGCTAAATTCAGTTCCATTACTGACACAGACATCTGCAATGCCATGAATCATTTGGGAGAACCCAATCGCAATGAAGCTCTGTCAGTGGATGCCCGCCAGGAGCTGGACCTTAGAATTGGCTGTGCATTTACAAG atttcAGACTAAGTATTTTCAGGGGAAATATGGAAATTTAGACAGCTCTCTCATCTCCTTTGGGCCATGTCAGACGCCAACACTTGGATTCTGTGTTGAAAGGCATGACAAAATCCAGTCATTTAAGCCTGAGACTTACTGGGTGCTGCAAGCTAAA GTGAatcctgaaaaagaaagttCTCTCACTTTGGATTGGGATAGAGTGCGGGTGTTTGATCGTGAGATTGCTCAAATGTTCCTGAATATAACGAAGATGGCAAAAGAAGCAAAG GTAGAATCTGTGAGTAAAAAAGAGAAGGTGAAGCAGAGACCACTGGCTCTGAACACGGTAGAAATGCTACGAGTGGCCAGTGCTGCTTTAG GAATGGGTCCGCAACATGCCATGCAAATAGCAGAGCGTCTTTATATGCAGGGTTATATTAGCTACCCTCGAACAGAAACTACACATTATCCAGAAAACTTTGACTTGAAAGGATGTTTGAGACAGCAAGCCAATAATCCCTACTGGGCAGAAACT GTAAAAGCATTGCTATCAGAAGGCATTAATCGTCCAAGGAAAGGCCATGATGCAGGGGACCATCCTCCCATCACTCCAATGAAAGCTGCAACAGAGGCAGAATTGG GTGGAGATGGATGGCGACTATATGAGTATATAACTAGGCATTTTATTGCCACTGTGAGTGCTGATTGCAAGTACCTACAAACCACCATTTCTTTCAGTATCGGCCCTGAACGGTTTACCTGTATTGGAAAAGTGGTAACTTCACCAG GGTTCACAGAAATTATGCCTTGGCACAGCATACCATTAGAAGAGAGCCTTCCGCACTGTGAGAGAGGAGATCTTTTCCCAATTGGTGAAATAAAATTGCTGGAAAAGCAAACCAGTCCTCCTGATTACCTAACAGAAGCAGAACTTATCACTCTGATGGAAAAGCATGGCATTG GAACTGATGCAAGTATTCCAGTCCACATCAACAACATTTGCCAGCGAAACTATGTCACAGTAGAGAGTGGTCGGAGACTAAAGCCTACAAATCTTGGAATTGTTCTGGTTCATGGTTATTACAAAATAG ATGCAGAATTAGTTCTTCCTACAATTCGCAGTGCTGTGGAAAAGCAACTCAACTTAATAGCTCTGGGTAAAGCAAATTACCATCAGGTCCTGGAGCACACCCTTGACATCTTCAAAAGGAAATTTCACTATTTTGTGGATTCTATTGCAG GTATGGATGAGCTGATGGAAGTGTCTTTTTCACCCTTAGCTGCCACGGGTAAACCTCTTTCCCGCTGTGGCAAATGCCATCGTTTCATGAAGTATATTCAG GCGAAACCAAGTCGTCTGCACTGCTCTCATTGTGATGACACCTACAGTCTCCCACAGAATGGTACAATTAAACTCTACAAAGAGTTGCGTTGCCCCCTGGATGACTTTGAGCTGGTGCTCTGGTCTTCTGGATCCAGAGGAAAGAGCTACCCTCTCTGTCCATACTGTTACAACCATCCTCCCTTCAGGGACATGAAAAAAG GAATGGGCTGTAATGAATGCACCCACCCCACATGCCAGCATTCTCTTAGCATGCTTGGAATTGGGCAGTGCGTTGAATGTGAGAATGGGGTTCTGGTGCTAGACTCAACATCAGGTCCCAAGTGGAAGATGGCCTGCAACAAATGCAACGTGATCGTGCACTTCTTCGAGAATGCCCACAAAGTCCGAGTGTCACCAGAGACGTGTGATTTGTGTGATGCAGCCCTTGTGGATGTAGATTTTAACAAAGCCAAGTCTCCTCTGCCTGGTGATGAGACCCAGCATTCAGGCTGCGTATTCTGTGACCCTGTGTTTCAAGACCTGGTGGAGCTGAAACACGCAGCCATGAGGCACCCCATGCACCGTGGGGGACAAGGAAGAAGGCAAGGGCGAGGAAGAGGTAAAGGCCGGAGGCCTGGGGGAAGACCCAATCCAAAGAAACCCAAGGACAAAATGGCAGCTCTGGCTGCTTACTTTGTATAA
- the TOP3B gene encoding DNA topoisomerase 3-beta-1 isoform X2, giving the protein MKTVLMVAEKPSLAQSIAKILSRGNMSSRKGLNGACSVHEYTGSFIGQSAHFKMTSVCGHVMTLDFIGKYNSWDKVDPAELFSKAPTEKKEANPKLTMVKFLQVEGRGCDCIVLWLDCDKEGENICFEVLDAVLPVMNKPRSSERTIYRAKFSSITDTDICNAMNHLGEPNRNEALSVDARQELDLRIGCAFTRFQTKYFQGKYGNLDSSLISFGPCQTPTLGFCVERHDKIQSFKPETYWVLQAKVNPEKESSLTLDWDRVRVFDREIAQMFLNITKMAKEAKVESVSKKEKVKQRPLALNTVEMLRVASAALGMGPQHAMQIAERLYMQGYISYPRTETTHYPENFDLKGCLRQQANNPYWAETVKALLSEGINRPRKGHDAGDHPPITPMKAATEAELGGDGWRLYEYITRHFIATVSADCKYLQTTISFSIGPERFTCIGKVVTSPGFTEIMPWHSIPLEESLPHCERGDLFPIGEIKLLEKQTSPPDYLTEAELITLMEKHGIGTDASIPVHINNICQRNYVTVESGRRLKPTNLGIVLVHGYYKIDAELVLPTIRSAVEKQLNLIALGKANYHQVLEHTLDIFKRKFHYFVDSIAGMDELMEVSFSPLAATGKPLSRCGKCHRFMKYIQAKPSRLHCSHCDDTYSLPQNGTIKLYKELRCPLDDFELVLWSSGSRGKSYPLCPYCYNHPPFRDMKKVLLFFHQEWAVMNAPTPHASILLACLELGSALNVRMGFWC; this is encoded by the exons ATGAAGACCGTGCTGATGGTCGCGGAGAAGCCTTCTCTGGCTCAGTCCATCGCCAAGATCCTCTCGAGGG GAAACATGTCCTCTCGCAAAGGACTGAATGGTGCATGCTCTGTGCATGAGTACACTGGATCATTTATTGGACAGAGCGCCCATTTCAAGATGACATCTGTGTGTGGTCATGTCATGACTTTGGATTTCATAG gaAAATACAACAGTTGGGACAAGGTGGATCCAGCAGAACTTTTTAGTAAAGCTCccacagaaaagaaggaagctAATCCCAAACTGACAATGGTGAAGTTTTTACAG GTGGAGGGAAGAGGCTGTGATTGCATTGTCTTGTGGTTGGACTGTGataaggaaggagaaaacatctgttttgaa GTTCTTGATGCTGTTCTTCCTGTTATGAACAAACCTCGTAGCAGCGAAAGGACGATTTATAGAGCTAAATTCAGTTCCATTACTGACACAGACATCTGCAATGCCATGAATCATTTGGGAGAACCCAATCGCAATGAAGCTCTGTCAGTGGATGCCCGCCAGGAGCTGGACCTTAGAATTGGCTGTGCATTTACAAG atttcAGACTAAGTATTTTCAGGGGAAATATGGAAATTTAGACAGCTCTCTCATCTCCTTTGGGCCATGTCAGACGCCAACACTTGGATTCTGTGTTGAAAGGCATGACAAAATCCAGTCATTTAAGCCTGAGACTTACTGGGTGCTGCAAGCTAAA GTGAatcctgaaaaagaaagttCTCTCACTTTGGATTGGGATAGAGTGCGGGTGTTTGATCGTGAGATTGCTCAAATGTTCCTGAATATAACGAAGATGGCAAAAGAAGCAAAG GTAGAATCTGTGAGTAAAAAAGAGAAGGTGAAGCAGAGACCACTGGCTCTGAACACGGTAGAAATGCTACGAGTGGCCAGTGCTGCTTTAG GAATGGGTCCGCAACATGCCATGCAAATAGCAGAGCGTCTTTATATGCAGGGTTATATTAGCTACCCTCGAACAGAAACTACACATTATCCAGAAAACTTTGACTTGAAAGGATGTTTGAGACAGCAAGCCAATAATCCCTACTGGGCAGAAACT GTAAAAGCATTGCTATCAGAAGGCATTAATCGTCCAAGGAAAGGCCATGATGCAGGGGACCATCCTCCCATCACTCCAATGAAAGCTGCAACAGAGGCAGAATTGG GTGGAGATGGATGGCGACTATATGAGTATATAACTAGGCATTTTATTGCCACTGTGAGTGCTGATTGCAAGTACCTACAAACCACCATTTCTTTCAGTATCGGCCCTGAACGGTTTACCTGTATTGGAAAAGTGGTAACTTCACCAG GGTTCACAGAAATTATGCCTTGGCACAGCATACCATTAGAAGAGAGCCTTCCGCACTGTGAGAGAGGAGATCTTTTCCCAATTGGTGAAATAAAATTGCTGGAAAAGCAAACCAGTCCTCCTGATTACCTAACAGAAGCAGAACTTATCACTCTGATGGAAAAGCATGGCATTG GAACTGATGCAAGTATTCCAGTCCACATCAACAACATTTGCCAGCGAAACTATGTCACAGTAGAGAGTGGTCGGAGACTAAAGCCTACAAATCTTGGAATTGTTCTGGTTCATGGTTATTACAAAATAG ATGCAGAATTAGTTCTTCCTACAATTCGCAGTGCTGTGGAAAAGCAACTCAACTTAATAGCTCTGGGTAAAGCAAATTACCATCAGGTCCTGGAGCACACCCTTGACATCTTCAAAAGGAAATTTCACTATTTTGTGGATTCTATTGCAG GTATGGATGAGCTGATGGAAGTGTCTTTTTCACCCTTAGCTGCCACGGGTAAACCTCTTTCCCGCTGTGGCAAATGCCATCGTTTCATGAAGTATATTCAG GCGAAACCAAGTCGTCTGCACTGCTCTCATTGTGATGACACCTACAGTCTCCCACAGAATGGTACAATTAAACTCTACAAAGAGTTGCGTTGCCCCCTGGATGACTTTGAGCTGGTGCTCTGGTCTTCTGGATCCAGAGGAAAGAGCTACCCTCTCTGTCCATACTGTTACAACCATCCTCCCTTCAGGGACATGAAAAAAG TTTTACTCTTCTTCCACCAGGAATGGGCTGTAATGAATGCACCCACCCCACATGCCAGCATTCTCTTAGCATGCTTGGAATTGGGCAGTGCGTTGAATGTGAGAATGGGGTTCTGGTGCTAG